Proteins encoded together in one Planctomyces sp. SH-PL14 window:
- the alaS gene encoding alanine--tRNA ligase: MKTDDLREAYLSFFESKGCVRRPSDVLVPHGDPTVLFTPAGMNQFKNQFLGVGPIEFTKATTCQKCIRTGDIGNVGVTAYHHTFFEMLGNFSFGDYFKREAIHWAWEFLTGKKWLGLDPTRLTVTVYLDDDEASNIWNKEIGVPVERISRCDEYENFWPAGAPTDGPDGVCGPCSEIYYHTPGAPKPVEIWNLVFTQFNRVGAPPNNLKPLPKNNIDTGMGLERTASVLQGVITNFEIDTLKPIVLAAAETVGQKYELEGPSGRPLRRIADHVRACTMCIHEGVQPGPSKQGYIVRQLLRRALLEGYLLGKKDPFLSQVVPMVVEMMKRPYPDLVASQEIVQNVIREEEKQFLGVIDRALPKYERLAQKAGKGGTISGKEAHDLHSQEGFLIELIEAMAARDEVKVDRKGFEACVRDHEIRSGSGAFADSVMAEGPIDAIRKAIGKSEFLGYSDETGTGKVAGIIAEGKLVNDFAEIDSAAPIGVVLDRTPFYGEIGGQVGDTGKLEAKSFVLDVTDTQRDGDLVVHIGRLKSGKITVGDEASAVIDAERRAGIRRAHSATHILHHALQTVLGPNAMQRGSKVEDDVLRFDFAHKQAMTPAEVIAVEREINARIADGATVKTDVVDIKTARERGAKALFGEKYPDLVRMVSMGDFSLELCGGTHLSNTGQVGLTRVISEEPVAAGVRRIVAYTGEKAIESVRDQDNLIKQLQQQLRAGLPSELPAKVTQLQDELREVKQELSEYTKQSVGIESQKLLAAAEIVNGVKVICRKLEKITRDQLRAYVDELRGKGGSVALLLAAVIDDKVALIAAVTKDVQAKVKASDSIREAAKVVGGGGGGRPDLAEAGGKDPTKIDAALEAALATYRKALAE, from the coding sequence ATGAAGACCGACGATCTCCGCGAAGCCTACCTCTCCTTCTTCGAGTCGAAAGGCTGCGTCCGCCGTCCCAGCGACGTCCTGGTCCCGCACGGGGACCCGACCGTCCTGTTCACCCCCGCGGGGATGAACCAGTTCAAGAACCAGTTCCTCGGCGTCGGTCCGATCGAGTTCACCAAGGCAACGACCTGCCAGAAGTGCATCCGGACCGGCGACATCGGGAACGTGGGGGTGACCGCCTATCACCACACGTTCTTCGAGATGCTGGGCAACTTCTCGTTCGGAGACTACTTCAAGCGGGAAGCGATCCACTGGGCGTGGGAGTTCCTGACCGGCAAGAAGTGGCTGGGGCTCGATCCCACGCGGCTGACGGTTACCGTCTATCTCGACGACGATGAAGCGTCGAACATCTGGAACAAGGAGATCGGCGTCCCGGTCGAGCGGATCTCCCGCTGCGACGAATACGAGAACTTCTGGCCCGCCGGCGCACCGACGGACGGTCCGGACGGCGTCTGCGGCCCCTGCAGCGAGATCTACTATCACACCCCCGGCGCTCCGAAGCCGGTCGAGATCTGGAACCTCGTCTTCACGCAGTTCAACCGCGTTGGCGCTCCGCCGAACAACCTCAAGCCGCTCCCCAAGAACAACATCGACACCGGGATGGGCCTGGAGCGGACGGCGTCCGTCCTCCAGGGAGTGATCACGAACTTCGAGATCGACACCCTCAAGCCGATCGTCCTCGCCGCGGCCGAGACCGTCGGCCAGAAGTACGAGCTGGAAGGACCGAGCGGCCGACCGCTGCGGCGGATCGCGGACCACGTCCGCGCCTGCACGATGTGCATCCACGAAGGGGTTCAGCCGGGGCCGTCGAAGCAGGGCTACATTGTCCGTCAGCTCCTCCGCCGCGCGCTGCTGGAAGGCTACCTCCTGGGGAAGAAGGACCCGTTCCTGTCCCAGGTCGTGCCAATGGTCGTCGAGATGATGAAGCGTCCCTACCCGGACCTCGTCGCCTCGCAGGAAATCGTCCAGAACGTCATCCGCGAAGAAGAAAAGCAGTTCCTCGGCGTCATCGACCGGGCCCTCCCCAAGTACGAGCGGCTCGCTCAGAAGGCGGGGAAGGGGGGAACGATCAGCGGCAAGGAAGCCCACGACCTGCACTCACAGGAGGGGTTTCTCATCGAGCTCATCGAGGCGATGGCCGCCCGCGACGAGGTCAAGGTTGACCGCAAGGGGTTTGAAGCCTGCGTCCGCGACCATGAGATCCGCAGCGGCTCGGGCGCCTTCGCCGATTCGGTCATGGCCGAGGGGCCGATCGACGCCATCCGCAAGGCGATCGGCAAGAGTGAGTTCCTCGGTTACAGCGACGAGACCGGCACCGGCAAGGTGGCGGGGATCATCGCCGAGGGGAAACTCGTCAACGACTTCGCCGAGATCGACAGCGCCGCTCCGATCGGGGTCGTGCTCGATCGCACACCGTTCTACGGCGAGATCGGCGGCCAGGTCGGTGACACCGGGAAGCTGGAAGCAAAGAGCTTCGTTCTCGACGTGACCGACACGCAGCGGGACGGGGATCTGGTGGTCCACATCGGCCGGCTCAAGAGCGGCAAGATCACCGTCGGCGACGAAGCGAGCGCCGTGATCGATGCCGAACGCCGCGCCGGGATCCGCCGGGCCCACTCGGCCACGCACATCCTCCACCACGCCCTCCAGACCGTCCTGGGCCCGAACGCCATGCAGCGAGGGTCCAAGGTCGAGGACGACGTGCTGCGGTTCGACTTCGCCCACAAGCAGGCGATGACCCCGGCGGAAGTGATCGCCGTTGAACGCGAGATCAACGCCCGCATTGCCGACGGCGCGACGGTGAAGACCGACGTCGTTGACATCAAGACGGCCCGTGAGCGGGGAGCGAAGGCGCTCTTCGGCGAGAAGTATCCGGACCTGGTCCGGATGGTCTCGATGGGGGACTTCAGCCTGGAACTGTGCGGCGGAACGCACCTGTCCAACACCGGACAGGTCGGCCTGACCCGCGTCATCTCCGAGGAGCCGGTCGCGGCGGGTGTCCGCCGGATCGTGGCCTACACGGGGGAGAAGGCGATCGAGAGCGTCCGCGATCAGGACAACCTCATCAAGCAGCTCCAGCAGCAGTTGCGGGCCGGCCTGCCGTCCGAGCTTCCGGCCAAGGTGACCCAGCTCCAGGACGAGCTTCGCGAAGTGAAGCAGGAGCTCTCCGAGTACACGAAGCAGTCGGTGGGGATCGAGTCGCAGAAGCTGCTCGCCGCCGCCGAGATCGTCAACGGCGTGAAGGTCATCTGCCGCAAGCTCGAGAAGATCACCCGCGACCAGCTCCGGGCGTATGTCGACGAGCTCCGGGGCAAGGGGGGCTCGGTCGCCCTGCTGCTCGCCGCGGTGATCGACGACAAGGTCGCCCTGATCGCCGCGGTGACGAAGGACGTCCAGGCCAAGGTCAAGGCGTCCGACTCGATCCGCGAAGCGGCCAAGGTGGTCGGTGGCGGCGGCGGCGGACGTCCGGACCTCGCGGAAGCGGGGGGCAAGGACCCGACCAAGATCGACGCCGCCCTCGAAGCTGCCCTCGCGACGTACCGCAAGGCCCTGGCGGAGTGA
- a CDS encoding tetratricopeptide repeat protein → MQTKNLRFIAAICLIGTASPALPTLIADDLSASQTVIVISPKTKVFASDKPIGDAPPGSILHYTKTNEKWLMVPRFQGWVNIEDVLPVESAVKHFDKVIAEKPTAEAYHHRGLVQMQFEEYQQALADFDQSIKLGNSTPQIYINRGNALQEMGEVQRAVADFTQAIKLNPTLGRAYDNRSAALAELGFYKESLADSNEAIKLDPSYPEAYNNRGVTYTHQKDYAKAVADFNKAIELFPKYADAYANRGIARKESGDAVAAVADYEAALTFLPDSPSLNNELAWILATTPDTKVRNPKRAVELAEASVVATERKDGKFLDCLAAAYAASERFDQAVKTAIEAVKVLGTTEEGKEASDRLELYRGKKPFVETMN, encoded by the coding sequence ATGCAAACGAAAAACCTACGTTTTATCGCTGCAATCTGCCTCATCGGAACGGCGTCTCCAGCCCTCCCAACCCTCATCGCCGACGACCTCTCGGCCTCGCAAACGGTCATTGTCATCTCCCCCAAGACGAAGGTCTTCGCGTCGGACAAGCCGATCGGAGATGCCCCTCCGGGGAGCATCCTGCACTACACGAAGACCAACGAAAAATGGCTCATGGTCCCCCGCTTCCAGGGGTGGGTGAACATCGAGGACGTCCTGCCGGTCGAGTCGGCCGTCAAGCACTTCGACAAGGTCATTGCCGAGAAGCCGACCGCCGAGGCGTACCACCACCGCGGCCTCGTCCAGATGCAGTTCGAGGAGTACCAGCAGGCCCTGGCGGACTTCGACCAGTCGATCAAGCTCGGAAACAGCACGCCGCAGATCTACATCAACCGCGGGAACGCGCTGCAGGAGATGGGCGAAGTCCAGCGGGCGGTCGCCGACTTCACGCAGGCGATCAAGCTCAATCCGACGCTGGGACGCGCGTACGACAACCGGAGCGCCGCGCTGGCGGAGCTCGGCTTCTATAAGGAGTCGCTCGCCGACTCGAACGAGGCGATCAAGCTCGATCCGAGCTACCCCGAGGCGTACAACAACCGCGGCGTGACCTACACCCATCAGAAGGACTACGCCAAGGCGGTCGCCGACTTCAACAAGGCGATCGAGCTCTTCCCGAAGTACGCCGACGCCTACGCCAATCGCGGCATCGCCCGCAAGGAAAGCGGCGACGCCGTGGCGGCCGTGGCGGACTACGAAGCGGCCCTCACGTTCCTGCCGGACTCTCCGTCGCTGAACAACGAGCTGGCCTGGATCCTGGCGACAACTCCTGACACCAAAGTCCGCAACCCCAAGCGGGCCGTGGAACTGGCCGAAGCCTCCGTCGTGGCGACCGAGCGCAAGGACGGAAAGTTCCTGGACTGTCTGGCGGCCGCATACGCCGCTTCGGAGCGGTTCGACCAAGCGGTCAAGACGGCGATCGAAGCGGTGAAGGTCCTTGGGACGACGGAAGAGGGCAAAGAAGCGTCTGACCGACTTGAGCTCTACCGCGGGAAGAAGCCGTTCGTGGAAACGATGAACTGA
- a CDS encoding branched-chain amino acid aminotransferase — translation MRLFNALLNDEAGFIVSAELVLIASIAVLGLVVGLSEVALNVNNELEDVGSAFASINQGYSVNGTGGHKGRTKNSNFCDTADFCSSQYDIQ, via the coding sequence ATGCGACTCTTCAACGCCCTCCTGAACGACGAAGCCGGCTTCATCGTCTCCGCCGAACTGGTCCTCATCGCCTCGATCGCCGTCCTCGGCCTCGTCGTCGGCCTCAGCGAAGTCGCCCTCAACGTCAACAACGAGCTCGAAGACGTCGGCTCGGCCTTCGCCAGCATCAACCAGGGCTACTCGGTCAACGGCACCGGCGGTCACAAGGGACGCACCAAGAACAGCAACTTCTGCGATACGGCCGACTTCTGCAGCAGCCAGTACGACATCCAGTAA
- the pheS gene encoding phenylalanine--tRNA ligase subunit alpha, which produces MDAIQQLTQYEADATAAIEAAADAPALEQVRIEFLGKKQGRLKDLQALLGQVPVDQKPVLGKRFNEVKDKVTSLLETRKAAVERPAAAVDGVDVTLPGTPFRYGHRHPISQTIDEFKAIMSRLGFDPVDGPEIEDERHNFDALNIPQDHPARDPLDNFYLSAAKTATGSPLLLRSQTSTVQIRVMEKTQPPIRIVSLGRVYRPDDMDDTHSCMFHQMEGLMIDTNVTMADLKTVLRLFATAYLGEDVVIRFRPSFFPFTEPSVEVDMRWGDRWLEIGGAGMVDPNVLETVGYDPEKVSGFAFGLGVERFAMRRFGVRDIRLFYENDVRFLRQF; this is translated from the coding sequence ATGGACGCGATCCAGCAACTGACGCAGTACGAAGCGGACGCCACGGCGGCCATTGAAGCGGCCGCGGACGCGCCTGCCCTGGAACAGGTCCGGATCGAGTTCCTGGGGAAGAAGCAGGGGCGGCTCAAGGACCTGCAGGCGCTGCTCGGGCAGGTGCCGGTTGATCAGAAGCCGGTGCTCGGGAAGCGGTTCAACGAGGTCAAGGACAAGGTGACGTCGCTGCTCGAGACGCGGAAGGCGGCCGTCGAGCGTCCGGCCGCTGCGGTCGACGGGGTGGATGTCACGCTTCCGGGGACGCCGTTCCGGTACGGCCACCGGCATCCGATCTCGCAGACGATCGACGAGTTCAAGGCGATCATGTCCCGTCTGGGGTTCGATCCGGTCGATGGGCCGGAGATCGAGGATGAGCGGCACAATTTTGATGCGCTGAACATTCCGCAGGACCATCCGGCCCGCGATCCGCTGGACAACTTCTATCTGTCGGCGGCGAAGACGGCGACGGGGAGTCCGCTCTTGCTGCGGAGCCAGACTTCGACGGTTCAGATCCGGGTGATGGAGAAGACGCAGCCGCCGATCCGGATCGTGTCGCTGGGGCGGGTGTACCGGCCGGACGATATGGATGATACGCATTCGTGCATGTTTCATCAGATGGAAGGTCTGATGATCGATACGAATGTGACGATGGCGGACCTCAAGACGGTGCTGCGGCTGTTTGCAACGGCGTATCTGGGTGAGGACGTCGTGATCCGGTTCCGTCCGTCGTTCTTCCCGTTTACCGAGCCGTCGGTGGAAGTGGACATGCGATGGGGGGATCGTTGGCTGGAGATTGGCGGGGCGGGGATGGTGGATCCGAACGTGTTGGAGACGGTCGGTTATGATCCGGAGAAGGTGAGCGGGTTTGCGTTTGGGTTGGGGGTGGAGCGGTTCGCGATGCGTCGGTTCGGCGTGCGGGATATCCGCCTCTTTTATGAGAACGACGTCCGTTTCCTACGGCAGTTCTAA
- the rimO gene encoding 30S ribosomal protein S12 methylthiotransferase RimO produces the protein MNELPILASTPPSPLSATNERPQQKGRYCFVSLGCPKNLVDSEKMLGNLALDGYTLVSNPDEADFVIVNTCGFIEQSRAESKQVIREMLDLKAQGKTGGVIVAGCLPERLGGDALLQEMPDIDHVVGVFGRDEIADVAARVSQQRQMSAPLVQLSLGMPTAAPVAPRVGAIADEQRKLFRPAPIKAMDDRARLRMTPSHYAYLKISEGCDRTCTFCSIPQMRGKHVTKPIEMVVAEARELAQDGARELILVAQDTTYYGMDYYGEVRLVDLLKELEKVDGLDWIRLMYLYPVNFTDRLIETIASSSKILPYLDMPLQHISSAVLKRMQRRVNREKTVELVEKLRANIPNLVMRTTFVVGFPGETDEQFEELKSFVADTKFQRMGVFPFSPEPGTPAMKLDGHLPDDVKNGRRDALMEMQQNIAFQWGEQLVGYELDCLIDEEVEPGVFAGRIYADAPEIDGTVYVQGEALSIGDMVPVEIMERQDYDLVAVVSTGDEEEE, from the coding sequence ATGAACGAATTGCCGATCCTAGCTAGTACGCCTCCATCTCCCCTTTCGGCGACGAACGAACGTCCCCAGCAAAAGGGGCGGTATTGTTTCGTCAGCCTCGGCTGCCCGAAGAATCTCGTCGACAGCGAGAAGATGCTCGGGAACCTGGCCCTCGACGGGTACACCCTCGTCTCCAATCCGGACGAGGCGGATTTCGTCATCGTGAACACCTGCGGGTTTATCGAGCAGTCCCGGGCGGAGTCGAAGCAGGTCATCCGCGAGATGCTGGACCTCAAGGCCCAGGGGAAGACCGGCGGCGTCATCGTCGCCGGGTGCCTGCCGGAGCGGCTCGGCGGGGACGCCCTGCTCCAGGAGATGCCGGACATCGACCACGTCGTCGGCGTCTTCGGACGGGATGAGATCGCCGACGTCGCCGCAAGGGTCAGCCAGCAGCGGCAGATGTCCGCGCCGCTCGTTCAGCTCAGCCTCGGTATGCCGACCGCGGCTCCGGTGGCTCCCCGCGTTGGTGCCATCGCCGATGAGCAGCGTAAGCTCTTCCGGCCGGCCCCGATCAAGGCGATGGACGACCGGGCCCGGCTGCGGATGACCCCCTCGCACTACGCCTACCTCAAGATCAGCGAGGGGTGCGACCGAACCTGTACCTTCTGCTCGATCCCGCAGATGCGCGGCAAGCACGTCACGAAGCCGATCGAGATGGTCGTCGCCGAGGCCCGCGAGCTGGCCCAGGACGGGGCCCGCGAGCTGATTCTGGTCGCCCAGGACACGACCTACTACGGCATGGACTACTACGGGGAGGTCCGGCTGGTCGACCTCCTCAAGGAGCTCGAGAAGGTCGACGGCCTCGACTGGATCCGGCTGATGTACCTGTATCCGGTCAACTTCACTGACCGGCTGATCGAGACGATCGCCTCGTCCAGCAAGATCCTCCCCTACCTCGACATGCCTCTGCAGCACATCAGCAGCGCCGTCCTCAAGCGGATGCAGCGGCGGGTCAACCGGGAGAAGACGGTGGAGCTCGTCGAGAAGCTGCGGGCCAACATCCCCAACCTCGTCATGCGGACGACGTTCGTGGTCGGCTTCCCGGGGGAGACCGATGAGCAGTTCGAAGAGCTCAAGTCCTTTGTGGCCGACACGAAGTTCCAGCGGATGGGGGTCTTCCCCTTCTCGCCGGAGCCCGGCACGCCGGCGATGAAGCTTGACGGGCACCTGCCGGACGACGTCAAGAACGGCCGCCGCGACGCGCTGATGGAGATGCAGCAGAACATCGCCTTCCAGTGGGGCGAGCAGCTCGTGGGCTATGAGCTCGACTGTCTGATCGACGAAGAGGTCGAGCCGGGGGTCTTCGCGGGCCGGATCTATGCCGACGCGCCGGAGATCGACGGAACGGTCTATGTGCAGGGCGAAGCTCTCTCGATCGGCGACATGGTTCCGGTCGAGATCATGGAGCGGCAGGACTACGACCTCGTGGCGGTCGTGAGCACCGGTGACGAAGAGGAAGAGTGA